The sequence CGCAGAGATTTTAGTAAAATGAAAAATAAATTTCCGAAATCGTCAAGTAAGGAGTTTCCGAAAGTAATTTATTCGGGAAATATTCTAACAGACTATTATTTTAAAAGGAAAAAGTTTTTCTCTGATTTAGATTTTAATTAAAAAAATAAACTCAACAAAAATATATTGCTGAGCTTATTTGTAAATTATTTTTCAATTATTTATTAAGAATCCAAAGTCCTTCGCCTTCTTTTTTCATCTTGCTTAGAGCTTTTAAGGCTTCTTCTTTTGAGTCATAACTACTGAAAGCCACTCTATAAGAGCCAGTTGAGTTTTGTCCAACTATTTCAGCATTAGAATAACCTTTTGCACGGATTTCATTTCTGTATTTTTCAGCATTTTTCAAAAATGTAAAACTCCCACCAATTATGTACCAGCGTGGCTTGTATTCTTTTAG comes from Bacteroidales bacterium and encodes:
- a CDS encoding SPOR domain-containing protein translates to LKEYKPRWYIIGGSFTFLKNAEKYRNEIRAKGYSNAEIVGQNSTGSYRVAFSSYDSKEEALKALSKMKKEGEGLWILNK